One Rhinoderma darwinii isolate aRhiDar2 chromosome 6, aRhiDar2.hap1, whole genome shotgun sequence DNA window includes the following coding sequences:
- the FEV gene encoding protein FEV: MAQGSGSQLLLNMYLTDPVGESFLKEKTQNWRPFSAGVQKGSGQIQLWQFLLELLSDHSNANCIAWEGTNGEFKLTDPDEVARRWGERKSKPNMNYDKLSRALRYYYDKNIMAKVHGKRYAYKFDFHGLAQVCQSAPSAEQSLYKFQSNLPHLPFPGLSKLNLMTSGVSPAGFSYWPGTPPALYPSHSLQSAPGGFGTVSTPHLSTINSVGNMSAHYH; this comes from the exons ATGGCTCAGGGCAGTGGATCCCAGCTCCTGCTCAACATGTACCTTACAG ATCCTGTAGGTGAAAGTTTCCTAAAGGAGAAAACTCAGAACTGGAGGCCATTCTCTGCCGGAGTCCAGAAAG GCAGTGGTCAGATCCAGCTATGGCAGTTCCTCCTGGAGCTCTTGTCCGATCACTCCAATGCCAACTGCATCGCCTGGGAAGGCACCAATGGAGAATTCAAACTTACGGATCCTGATGAGGTCGCCAGGCGCTGGGGAGAGCGGAAAAGCAAACCCAACATGAACTATGACAAGCTGAGTCGAGCCCTGCGCTACTACTATGACAAGAACATCATGGCCAAGGTTCATGGAAAGAGATACGCTTACAAGTTTGACTTCCATGGCTTGGCACAGGTGTGCCAGTCTGCGCCCAGCGCCGAACAGTCTCTGTACAAATTCCAGAGCAATCTGCCACATTTACCCTTCCCGGGCCTCTCCAAGCTGAACCTCATGACTTCTGGGGTCTCACCAGCTGGATTCTCATACTGGCCTGGCACCCCGCCAGCGCTGTACCCCAGTCACAGCCTGCAGTCTGCCCCCGGTGGATTTGGCACAGTGTCCACCCCCCACCTTAGCACCATAAACAGTGTGGGCAACATGAGCGCACATTATCATTAA